A section of the Leminorella richardii genome encodes:
- a CDS encoding amidohydrolase — protein sequence MHACGHDGHSAIGLGVAAWLCQNRAALRGKFKLIFQPAEEGVRGARPISDSGVLDDVDYLFGMHLGCNLKKGEVALDPQDFLCTTKLDLYFEGLPAHAGADPEKGHNALLGACLAAGQIMAAPRHSGGMSRINVGTLHAGEGRNVIPATAKMEVEVRGQTADITHYLVDYVERCALGAAQIHQLASRIEKTGEALDFTNDAEMVAIMQKVVNRHPELTSISASLGGSEDVSLMVRRVQEHGGKAVFFIVGASQTAGHHHARFDIDETSLATGLTLFTEGVQTILDIA from the coding sequence ATGCACGCCTGCGGCCATGATGGGCATAGCGCCATCGGACTCGGCGTTGCCGCATGGCTGTGCCAAAACCGCGCTGCGCTACGGGGCAAGTTCAAACTGATTTTTCAGCCTGCGGAAGAAGGAGTCCGCGGCGCTCGCCCCATTAGCGACAGCGGCGTACTTGATGACGTTGACTACCTGTTCGGTATGCACCTCGGCTGTAACCTGAAAAAAGGCGAAGTCGCTCTGGATCCGCAAGACTTCCTCTGTACGACCAAGCTCGATCTCTATTTTGAAGGCCTTCCGGCACACGCGGGCGCCGATCCGGAAAAGGGTCACAACGCTCTCTTGGGTGCCTGCCTTGCCGCAGGGCAAATTATGGCTGCACCGCGCCACAGCGGCGGAATGTCTCGCATTAACGTCGGCACACTGCATGCCGGCGAGGGGCGCAATGTGATCCCGGCTACGGCGAAAATGGAAGTCGAGGTGCGAGGACAAACGGCTGACATTACCCACTATCTGGTGGACTATGTTGAGCGCTGCGCTCTGGGTGCGGCACAGATCCACCAGCTAGCCAGCAGAATAGAGAAAACCGGCGAAGCACTAGATTTTACCAACGATGCGGAAATGGTTGCGATTATGCAAAAAGTCGTCAATCGCCATCCAGAACTAACGAGCATCAGCGCCTCCTTGGGTGGAAGTGAAGATGTCTCCCTAATGGTTCGTCGCGTGCAGGAGCACGGCGGCAAAGCCGTTTTCTTTATCGTCGGCGCCTCACAAACCGCCGGGCACCACCACGCCCGCTTTGATATCGACGAAACCTCGCTGGCAACGGGGCTTACGCTGTTTACCGAAGGTGTCCAAACGATTCTTGATATTGCCTAA
- a CDS encoding glutathione S-transferase family protein, whose protein sequence is MENSSLENSSLENSILIYAYPYSRSTRALWTAQELGLDYDVRFIDVKSKSRLTENGDCPHPLVKVPALIDNSVQLFESVAICKYLAENYGGDWLYPTEKKARAETDMWLSYAITDLEQPLWTMLKHTMLLPEALRVPAIVPVARAEFEHALRALPETLTPVGQAFTLADIFISHVLSWAKGLSIALSSPHEEYIKRCQSRPAFLQVRKQEAEAAERMKNEARGA, encoded by the coding sequence TTGGAAAACTCGTCCTTGGAAAACTCGTCCTTGGAAAACAGCATCCTTATTTATGCCTACCCCTACAGCCGTTCAACCCGAGCGCTGTGGACCGCACAAGAGCTCGGGCTTGACTACGATGTCCGATTTATCGACGTTAAAAGCAAAAGTCGCCTTACGGAAAACGGCGACTGCCCGCATCCTCTGGTCAAAGTCCCTGCCCTGATCGATAACAGCGTTCAACTGTTTGAATCCGTCGCTATATGCAAGTATCTGGCTGAAAACTACGGCGGCGACTGGCTGTATCCAACGGAGAAAAAGGCGAGGGCGGAAACGGATATGTGGCTGTCCTATGCCATCACTGACCTTGAACAGCCGCTGTGGACAATGTTAAAGCATACGATGCTATTGCCCGAAGCGCTCCGCGTCCCCGCCATTGTTCCCGTTGCCCGCGCAGAATTTGAGCACGCACTCCGAGCACTGCCGGAAACGCTAACGCCCGTTGGACAAGCCTTTACACTGGCAGACATTTTTATCAGCCACGTTCTTTCTTGGGCCAAAGGATTAAGCATTGCGCTCTCATCGCCACACGAAGAATATATCAAGCGTTGTCAAAGCAGGCCTGCCTTCCTTCAGGTGCGCAAACAGGAAGCCGAAGCAGCAGAGCGAATGAAAAATGAAGCGCGAGGCGCGTAG
- a CDS encoding IclR family transcriptional regulator, with translation MSKNESMNSSNIDKVLTILEEISNHSDGISLAELVKQTDIPKTTAFRILETLKERQYVTLDAITERYILDLKSLELGMKGLMNVNLVEVAIPYLKKLSSKTSETCFLGVYNAGFVVYLYKSEGTLSIQTNAKLGARLPAFCTGIGKALLAFQPQEEIDRVLNEPLTRFTERTIVDRVALYETLADIRLKGYSLDNEENEEGLTCVARPVFNYTGSAIGAISVAGPSHRMLRKIDEVNDELEQVCSLISRRLGHIPG, from the coding sequence ATGTCGAAAAACGAAAGTATGAATTCCTCTAACATCGATAAGGTGTTAACCATTTTAGAGGAAATCAGTAACCACTCTGACGGGATCTCTCTGGCGGAGCTGGTCAAGCAGACTGACATTCCTAAAACTACCGCCTTTCGCATACTGGAAACCCTTAAAGAGCGTCAGTACGTCACGCTAGACGCCATCACCGAACGCTATATTCTCGATCTGAAAAGCCTTGAACTGGGCATGAAAGGGTTAATGAACGTTAACCTGGTTGAGGTTGCCATCCCCTATTTGAAAAAGCTCTCCAGCAAAACGTCGGAGACCTGCTTTCTGGGCGTTTATAACGCCGGCTTCGTCGTCTATCTCTATAAAAGCGAAGGAACGCTCTCCATTCAGACCAACGCCAAGCTGGGCGCTCGCCTGCCCGCTTTCTGCACCGGTATCGGCAAGGCACTGCTCGCCTTTCAACCACAGGAAGAGATCGATCGCGTGCTCAACGAGCCGTTAACCCGCTTCACCGAGCGCACCATCGTTGACAGAGTGGCGCTGTATGAAACGCTGGCCGACATTCGCCTTAAGGGCTACTCGCTGGACAACGAAGAGAACGAAGAAGGGCTGACCTGCGTCGCCCGCCCGGTGTTCAACTATACCGGTAGCGCCATCGGCGCTATCAGCGTAGCGGGACCAAGTCACCGCATGCTGCGAAAAATTGACGAGGTTAACGACGAGCTGGAACAGGTCTGTTCGCTGATCTCTCGCCGTCTGGGGCACATTCCCGGCTAG
- a CDS encoding 2-dehydro-3-deoxygalactonokinase → MLIVTIDSGTTNTRVRVWKNGEVIACANESVGVRDTAKTGSSDTLVKGIRKTLDSALAAVDEQDKRALTLVASGMITSDVGLCQLPHLKAPVSLDTLAKGTVARVIPEISPEPIWFIPGVKNAVDSVSLENCDAMDVMRGEEVETFGLLASQSVRGPALLVLPGSHSKFVRIDEQQRIVGCATTMAGELLDVLSHQTILAGSLGHQFADEIDEEYLLKGADACRNVGIARSCFSVRILDLFTSASVNQRANFLLGAVLYSDLLAMKNSQALALTPSTTVVISGKAIVKEALARLIARDAFFLGEPVLINEDPLRPLSGLGAISVMDVIANIDTAAASAQR, encoded by the coding sequence ATGCTTATTGTAACCATTGACTCCGGCACGACGAATACGAGAGTCAGAGTGTGGAAAAACGGCGAGGTGATTGCCTGTGCGAACGAATCCGTTGGCGTAAGGGATACGGCTAAAACGGGCAGCAGCGACACGCTGGTGAAGGGGATTCGAAAGACGCTGGATAGCGCTTTGGCCGCCGTTGACGAGCAGGACAAACGAGCACTTACGCTGGTTGCATCGGGAATGATTACCTCTGACGTCGGGCTTTGTCAGCTGCCCCACCTGAAGGCGCCCGTTTCTCTCGACACGTTGGCGAAAGGCACCGTGGCGCGCGTGATTCCAGAAATCAGTCCAGAGCCTATTTGGTTTATTCCCGGTGTTAAAAACGCCGTTGATAGCGTCAGTTTGGAAAACTGCGACGCCATGGACGTGATGCGCGGGGAAGAGGTTGAAACCTTCGGCCTGCTGGCCTCTCAGAGCGTTCGTGGCCCTGCGCTGTTAGTTCTGCCCGGTTCTCACTCCAAGTTTGTGCGTATTGATGAGCAGCAGCGCATTGTCGGCTGCGCCACCACCATGGCCGGTGAGCTGCTGGACGTTCTGAGCCATCAGACGATTCTGGCCGGTTCTTTAGGCCATCAGTTTGCCGATGAGATTGACGAAGAATACCTGCTGAAAGGGGCTGATGCCTGTCGGAACGTCGGTATAGCGCGCAGCTGCTTTTCCGTTCGCATTCTCGATCTCTTTACCTCTGCGTCAGTGAACCAGCGCGCCAATTTCCTACTGGGAGCGGTGCTTTATTCCGACCTGCTGGCGATGAAAAACAGTCAGGCTTTGGCGCTGACGCCGTCAACTACCGTGGTTATTAGCGGCAAGGCGATCGTGAAAGAGGCGCTAGCGCGGCTTATTGCCCGCGATGCGTTCTTTCTCGGTGAGCCTGTTTTGATTAACGAAGATCCGCTCCGGCCTCTGTCAGGGCTAGGGGCGATTTCGGTGATGGACGTCATCGCCAATATCGACACCGCCGCCGCGTCGGCGCAGCGCTAA
- a CDS encoding 2-dehydro-3-deoxy-6-phosphogalactonate aldolase, which yields MSKTVKMPLVAILRGITPSEVEAHISQLIEAGFDAIEIPLNSPDWETSIGLAVERFGAKAVIGAGTVLNVAKVDRLAELGCQLIVTPNTNPDVIRRAVDYGMVVLPGCATATEAFNAIDAGAESIKLFPSSAFGPAYISALKSVLPKHVKVFAVGGVTPDTLSDYLDAGCAGAGLGGDLYKAGQTPEKTREKADAFINAYRQAVARN from the coding sequence ATGAGCAAGACAGTAAAAATGCCGCTGGTCGCCATCCTGAGGGGCATTACCCCTAGCGAGGTGGAAGCCCATATTTCTCAACTGATTGAGGCCGGGTTTGACGCTATTGAAATCCCGCTGAACTCGCCGGACTGGGAAACCAGCATTGGACTGGCGGTTGAACGCTTTGGTGCGAAGGCGGTGATTGGCGCGGGTACGGTACTTAATGTTGCGAAGGTCGACAGGCTGGCTGAGCTGGGCTGCCAGCTGATTGTGACCCCTAATACCAATCCGGACGTCATCCGTCGGGCGGTGGATTACGGCATGGTGGTGCTGCCCGGATGCGCGACGGCAACCGAGGCGTTTAACGCCATCGATGCGGGGGCAGAGAGCATCAAGCTGTTCCCGTCCAGCGCCTTTGGCCCGGCTTACATTAGTGCTCTGAAGTCAGTGCTGCCGAAACACGTGAAGGTCTTCGCCGTTGGCGGCGTGACTCCAGACACCCTGTCGGACTATTTAGACGCGGGCTGTGCTGGAGCGGGACTCGGTGGCGATCTTTATAAAGCAGGACAAACGCCAGAAAAAACCAGAGAGAAGGCAGATGCGTTTATCAACGCCTATCGGCAGGCCGTTGCGCGGAACTAA
- a CDS encoding N-acyl-D-amino-acid deacylase family protein, which translates to MQYDYLFKNATVIDGSGGAGYVADVAVKGDRIVRIAPSISDGADAVIDCTGLVLSPGFIDVHTHDDLIVVKYPDYVEKTSQGVTSLIVGNCGISAACAVMKDEVPDPINLLGELDEFSYPDVASYREKIAEVMPSVNVGTLIGHTTLRNNCVETLLEPANEANVAEMRKTLKLALEQGALGLSTGLSYGNAINSSTEEICALSELLAEFGGLYTTHMRTEYDGIIDAMHEAFAIGRHAKVPVQISHHKCAGAKNWGRTVETLALIEKYQKMQEINCDCYPYRAGSSNLDVSQVTEDYDILITWSTPHPEMAGKTLQEIGQAWGVDVHAAAAKLLPAGAIYFQMHEDDVRRVLKHPSSMIGSDGLPCDPNPHPRLWGTFPRVLGYYSRDEKLFPLATAVYKMTGMSAARFSLKERGLIKENYFADIVIFDAERVNEAGTFQNPKQKAEGIEYVFVNGTLTYRDKQMTGHRAGRFLTKNS; encoded by the coding sequence ATGCAGTATGACTATCTGTTTAAAAATGCGACCGTTATCGACGGCTCCGGCGGTGCGGGATACGTTGCTGACGTGGCGGTCAAAGGAGATCGCATCGTTCGTATTGCCCCTTCCATCAGCGATGGGGCAGATGCGGTTATCGACTGTACCGGCCTGGTGCTGTCGCCCGGCTTTATCGACGTGCATACCCACGACGATCTGATCGTGGTTAAGTACCCTGACTATGTAGAAAAAACCTCTCAGGGCGTGACCAGTCTCATCGTCGGCAACTGCGGTATCAGTGCGGCCTGTGCGGTGATGAAGGACGAAGTGCCGGATCCTATCAACCTGCTGGGCGAGCTTGACGAGTTTAGCTACCCGGACGTGGCTAGCTATCGGGAAAAGATTGCGGAAGTTATGCCATCGGTGAACGTCGGCACGCTGATTGGCCACACGACGTTGCGCAATAACTGTGTGGAAACGCTGCTTGAGCCAGCCAATGAGGCTAACGTTGCCGAGATGCGTAAAACCCTGAAGCTGGCGCTGGAACAGGGGGCGCTCGGCCTGAGTACCGGTCTTTCTTACGGTAACGCCATCAACTCATCCACGGAAGAGATCTGCGCGCTGTCCGAACTGCTGGCTGAGTTCGGCGGCCTTTATACCACCCATATGCGTACCGAGTACGACGGCATTATTGACGCCATGCACGAGGCGTTCGCCATTGGTCGCCATGCCAAAGTGCCGGTGCAAATTTCTCACCACAAGTGTGCGGGCGCTAAAAACTGGGGTCGTACGGTAGAAACCCTAGCGTTGATTGAGAAGTATCAAAAGATGCAGGAGATCAACTGCGATTGCTACCCGTACCGCGCTGGGTCGTCCAACCTCGATGTCAGTCAGGTCACTGAGGATTACGACATTCTGATCACCTGGTCGACGCCGCACCCGGAAATGGCCGGTAAAACCCTGCAAGAGATAGGTCAGGCATGGGGCGTGGACGTTCACGCCGCGGCGGCGAAGCTGCTGCCCGCCGGAGCCATCTATTTCCAGATGCATGAAGACGACGTCAGGCGAGTGCTTAAGCACCCAAGCTCGATGATCGGCTCTGACGGCCTGCCCTGCGATCCGAACCCGCACCCAAGACTCTGGGGCACCTTCCCGCGCGTGCTTGGCTATTACAGCCGCGACGAGAAGCTGTTCCCACTGGCTACTGCTGTTTACAAGATGACCGGTATGTCAGCCGCGCGCTTCTCTCTTAAAGAGCGGGGGCTGATTAAAGAGAACTACTTTGCCGACATCGTGATCTTCGATGCAGAGCGCGTCAACGAGGCGGGCACTTTCCAAAATCCGAAACAGAAGGCCGAAGGCATTGAGTATGTCTTCGTCAACGGAACCTTAACCTATCGCGATAAGCAGATGACGGGCCATCGCGCTGGCAGGTTTTTAACCAAGAATTCTTAA
- a CDS encoding RidA family protein translates to MIKRYGVEGGKGTGGQALPFAKAVAADGWLYVSGQTPMVDGEIIDGGIVAQSTQAIQNCLDIMTEAGFGKEDIVHMKVFLSDARYFQSFNKVFKSFFSEHPPARVCCVADLVVDCMVEVDLTCFNAKFKS, encoded by the coding sequence ATGATTAAAAGATACGGCGTAGAGGGCGGCAAGGGTACAGGCGGACAGGCTCTTCCCTTCGCCAAAGCAGTGGCTGCTGACGGCTGGCTGTACGTTTCCGGCCAAACGCCAATGGTTGACGGCGAAATCATCGACGGCGGCATCGTCGCTCAGTCAACTCAGGCGATTCAGAACTGCCTAGACATTATGACTGAGGCGGGATTTGGCAAAGAGGACATTGTCCACATGAAAGTGTTTTTAAGCGATGCCCGCTATTTCCAGTCGTTTAACAAAGTGTTTAAGAGCTTCTTTTCTGAACATCCACCGGCCAGAGTCTGCTGTGTGGCGGATCTGGTGGTTGACTGCATGGTGGAAGTAGATCTCACCTGCTTTAACGCCAAGTTTAAGAGTTAA
- a CDS encoding sodium:solute symporter family protein, whose product MEHNNFLVWFFLYAGCMMLVGWYVTRHQKTGEDFILGGRKLPMLLTLGSTVGTMVGTGSSIGAVSFGYANGWAGMLYGIGGATGILLTAWLFGPVRNMRFMTMSEEICYYTGGSKIVKNLVALLIFLASIGWLGAHILGGGLYLAWAADIDINVAKIIVAVGFIFYVGIGGYKAVSWIDTLQSIVLFLGFIVLAVMSVSYVGGWDTVVANTDPKAFTLFGVGKLGVMPAISLSIVIGIGVLATPSYRQRIYSAASTKAIRQSFVITGLLYMGFSFLPAIIGMATHVMNPNLENPSFAFLYATNSLPYVLAMVVLIAGMSANMSSGSSDAIAGVSIILRDIYTMITGKMPPPEKAIGLSRLFLLCVIALALVFALTSNDIIGYITKMISMIMSGMCVTVLLGKFWHRFNWQGCIAALLGGSMTSLSVILTPAWSAALGNPVVPALAVSLVAAVVVTLVTPKNKLSREEVLKMITDERENTK is encoded by the coding sequence ATGGAACATAATAATTTCCTGGTGTGGTTTTTCCTCTACGCAGGCTGCATGATGCTGGTGGGATGGTATGTGACACGCCACCAGAAAACCGGCGAAGACTTTATTCTGGGCGGTCGTAAGCTGCCAATGCTGCTGACGCTGGGTTCAACGGTCGGTACGATGGTTGGCACTGGCTCTAGTATCGGTGCGGTTAGCTTTGGCTATGCCAACGGCTGGGCGGGCATGCTGTACGGCATCGGCGGCGCAACGGGCATTTTGTTGACCGCGTGGCTGTTCGGCCCCGTCAGAAACATGCGCTTCATGACCATGAGCGAAGAGATTTGCTATTACACCGGCGGCAGCAAGATCGTCAAAAACCTGGTGGCGTTGCTGATTTTCCTGGCCTCTATCGGCTGGCTGGGCGCGCACATTCTGGGTGGTGGTCTGTATCTGGCCTGGGCGGCGGATATTGATATTAACGTGGCTAAGATTATCGTTGCCGTTGGCTTTATTTTCTACGTCGGTATCGGCGGCTATAAGGCGGTATCGTGGATCGATACGCTACAGTCTATCGTGTTATTCCTCGGCTTTATCGTACTGGCGGTGATGTCAGTCAGCTACGTCGGCGGCTGGGACACAGTGGTAGCCAACACCGATCCGAAGGCCTTTACGCTGTTTGGTGTGGGTAAACTCGGTGTAATGCCTGCTATTTCGCTGTCGATTGTTATCGGCATCGGCGTGTTGGCGACGCCCTCCTACCGCCAGCGTATTTACTCTGCGGCGTCTACTAAGGCGATTCGTCAGTCATTCGTGATTACTGGCCTGCTGTACATGGGCTTTTCCTTCCTGCCGGCGATTATCGGTATGGCGACTCACGTGATGAACCCGAACCTTGAGAACCCGAGCTTTGCCTTCCTGTATGCGACCAACTCTCTGCCTTACGTGCTGGCGATGGTTGTACTGATTGCAGGGATGTCCGCTAACATGTCGTCAGGCAGTTCTGATGCTATTGCCGGGGTGTCTATCATTCTGCGCGACATCTACACCATGATCACCGGCAAGATGCCGCCGCCGGAAAAGGCTATCGGTCTGTCTCGCCTCTTCTTGCTGTGCGTTATCGCTCTGGCGCTGGTGTTTGCTCTGACGTCTAACGACATCATCGGCTATATCACCAAGATGATTTCGATGATTATGTCCGGTATGTGTGTGACTGTTTTGCTGGGTAAGTTCTGGCACCGCTTCAACTGGCAGGGCTGCATCGCGGCGCTGTTGGGCGGCAGCATGACTTCACTGTCTGTTATTCTGACGCCTGCCTGGTCGGCTGCGCTGGGTAACCCGGTTGTGCCTGCTCTGGCGGTAAGTCTGGTGGCTGCGGTAGTGGTTACACTGGTTACACCGAAGAATAAGCTGAGCCGTGAAGAAGTACTGAAGATGATCACTGACGAGCGTGAGAATACTAAATAA
- a CDS encoding amino acid deaminase has translation MKAANTLPVNAEHKAAALPATPEKINVIDEDVCLPVAIVKAKALDNNIRWMQRYAASSGVSLAPHGKTTMTPAIFRRQVEAGAWGIGVGTAFQAKVAIEAGVPNIIMANQLVGKANIRLVSQLMKHSAVPIYCCVDSETNARQLSDYFASQGQKMRVLLELGVSGGRCGCRTEEEAYALAALIRQLPGLTLSGIEFYEGVIHSDDEQADLATIDAFLKRVLTVTQRLAADGAFADVNEALLTGAGSVWYDVVCRQLKQAELPTGFRYVIRPGCYITHDRGVYQQAQDALRARDPLSCDLGGDLASALELVACVQSLPEPGLAILGFGKRDVAFDTGLPQPIALYRDGKKLPFEADSAHTENLMDQHAMLRYGKGLTLKVGDLLVFGTSHPCITFDKWKTIYLVDEDYSVLESMETAF, from the coding sequence ATGAAAGCGGCCAATACACTGCCCGTTAATGCAGAGCACAAGGCAGCGGCGCTGCCGGCAACGCCTGAAAAGATTAACGTCATTGATGAAGACGTCTGCCTGCCCGTCGCGATCGTTAAGGCAAAGGCGCTGGACAACAACATTCGCTGGATGCAGCGCTATGCCGCCAGCAGCGGCGTTTCTCTGGCACCTCACGGTAAAACCACCATGACGCCGGCGATTTTTCGCCGTCAGGTTGAAGCGGGCGCGTGGGGGATCGGCGTCGGCACGGCCTTTCAGGCCAAGGTGGCGATAGAAGCGGGTGTGCCGAACATCATTATGGCTAACCAGCTGGTGGGTAAGGCCAATATCCGGCTGGTCTCCCAATTAATGAAGCACTCAGCGGTGCCGATTTACTGCTGTGTGGATAGCGAGACCAACGCTCGCCAGCTGTCGGACTACTTCGCCTCTCAGGGGCAGAAGATGCGAGTGCTGCTGGAGCTGGGTGTGTCCGGCGGCCGCTGCGGCTGTCGTACTGAAGAAGAGGCCTACGCGCTGGCGGCGCTAATTCGCCAACTGCCGGGCCTGACGCTGTCCGGCATAGAGTTCTATGAAGGGGTTATTCACAGCGACGACGAGCAGGCCGATCTAGCAACTATCGACGCTTTCCTGAAGCGGGTACTGACCGTGACCCAGCGACTGGCTGCCGACGGCGCGTTTGCTGACGTCAACGAAGCGCTGCTGACCGGTGCGGGCTCGGTGTGGTACGACGTGGTGTGTCGGCAGTTAAAACAGGCCGAGCTGCCAACCGGTTTTCGCTATGTGATCCGCCCCGGCTGCTACATCACCCACGATCGCGGCGTGTACCAGCAGGCGCAGGACGCGCTGAGGGCTCGGGATCCGCTGTCCTGCGATTTAGGGGGCGATCTGGCTTCCGCTCTGGAGCTGGTGGCCTGCGTTCAGTCACTACCGGAGCCTGGGCTGGCGATTTTAGGCTTTGGCAAGCGCGATGTGGCCTTTGATACCGGCCTGCCGCAGCCGATTGCCCTTTATCGCGACGGTAAGAAACTGCCGTTTGAGGCGGATTCTGCCCATACGGAAAACCTGATGGACCAGCACGCCATGCTGCGCTACGGCAAAGGCCTGACGCTCAAGGTTGGCGATCTGTTGGTGTTCGGCACCTCCCACCCGTGCATTACCTTCGACAAGTGGAAAACCATTTATCTGGTGGATGAGGACTATAGCGTGCTGGAGTCTATGGAGACGGCGTTTTAG